The genomic stretch TACCAATGCCGAAGGAGTTGCCGAGTTCACCCCAGTCTGGCCAGGTACGTATCGAATTGAAGCATCCAAAAGCGAAAAGGAAACCGGCGAGCAAGGAGGCAAGCCGTATCAATCGGTTTGGCGGTGTGCTACTTACGTATTTGACGTAGCGAACTAACCTGTTTTCGTTAAGCCGACACCGATGAAGTATTTCTTGGTCTTTAGCTTCGTGCTTGGCTTGTATCAGGCATCGCAGGCGCAAATCGATCTGCCGGGTGATATTCAGGGACGTTTGGTCACCACCGATCACCGACCTGTTCTTTCGGCCTGCGTTGTTCTTCAACAGGGCTGTCTACGCACCTCCTCCGATCAGCAGGGACGATTCACGTTCCAGCAGGTACCGCCGGGTCAGTACGTTGTACAGGTATACGGCCCGAATCTGGAACCTACCCGCGAAAAAGTTACTGTCGTTGGCGGGGTCGTGATGCAGCTGCTGATAGTAGTAAATCATGCGGTGAAACCCTTACTGCATAATGATCTGTCGCATTCTGACGCGGATGCTATTGGCTTCGCTGACTCGGCAGGGAGCGGTCAAGTGTTGTCTCATAATCTCTCTAAAAACAATGGATCGAACCGATGAACCTCTTTTTAGTAGCCTTTATGGTCAGGTAACCTACTGCCGTTACAGTGACGAATTTAGGGTAAACTTCGGTGAAATGCAGATCTGGCTGTCACAGGAATACTTGCGCCAATTTGCCCGGCGCGTGAGTCAGTTCGTAACCGTTCATGAATCGCTCCACCAGTTTCCACTATCGCACCAGTTTGACATCTGTTCTCCTGGCTGTGATGGGGAGATTTACCGCTTCTATCCGGACGAAATTCTAGACCTCGACACACTTCTCAGCGGTTCGCTGGTTGCGGTTGATTTGTACAGCTTCTTTGACACGAACGACTTTTTGGTAGCCAGCGTATAGCTCGTGCTACCGACCAGGAAAGTCAAGTTTTGTTCAGGCTATGTATTTGTGGGGTCAGGTTCTCAAACCTGACCCCACAAACCTGCTTTCATCTGGAGACAAACGAACAGTCTGTCAGTTGAATGACTGGCGAAATTCAACCGGTGAAAGATGTGTATTGGCTTTAAACAATTTACTGAACGACTGCGGGTAATCAAACCCCAGTTCATAAGCGATTTCGCTCACCGACAAATTTGTGCCGGAGAGCTTTTCTTTAGCTTTTACAACAATTCTATCGTGCAGATGCTGCTGCGTGCTCTTCCCCGTCAGCGTTTTTAGTAAGCCGCTAAGGTAGTTCGGTGAAACGTGCAGTGAACCGGCAATCTCCAGCACCGTAGGCAGTCCCTGTTTTGCCAGCACATCACTGCTGAAACGGTCGGTAAGCAGATCTTCCAGTCGGGTGAGGATGTCGTGACTACTCATCCGACGGGTCGTAAACTGACGCTGGTAGAACCGCTCGGCGTAATTCAACAGCACCTCCAACTGACCGACAAGGATGTTTTGGGTGAACCGGTCGATATGTGCATGATACTCCTGACGGATGTTCTGCATGATTCCCGTGATGACTGCTTCTTCCTGTTCGGAGAGAAAAAGGGCTTCGTTAACCGCATAATCGAAGTATTCGTACTGCCGGATCGTTTTGGCCAGCGATGTATGCCACAGGAAGTCAGGGTGGAAAATCAATAACCATCCCGAATGCTCTAAATGACCCTCCGACCCAGCTTCAATACCAATCTTTTGGCCCGGAGCCATAAAGGTCATAACCCCCTCGTCGAAATCATAAACCTGCTGGCCGTAGGTAAGCTTGGCATTAAAATTCCGTTTCAGAGCGATGGCGTAAAAATCCAGCACCCAGCTTCGGGGATGATTATCTGCCAGCTCCCTCATCTGCTCAAACTGCACGACACTAACCAACGGATGCGCGGGCCCGGCCAATCTCCGGAATTGGTGAAACTCGCTAATGGTTTTAATGGAGTAAGGCTGCTGTGGCATGATGCAATGCGCTTATTGCTGGTGATAGGCTGCCGCAAATTCGCGGGCAAAATCAATTGTTTTAACGTTGCCCAGTGTTGCTGGCCGGTTCTGATAATAGTCTTCCGCAATGATTCCTTTGTGATGGCCTACCTGCAACTCCACCAGAACGGCGGCCATTTTGGGAGGCATTCCGATAGCCGCTAAGTTACTCAACATTTGTTCTTCTGAAATCACGACCCACGCCAGGTCCGGTTTGCCAATGGCTTCTCCTAAAATGCGGGCAACCTCATTGCACGTCAGTTCGTCACTTGCCACGTAACGGATCGTACGGCCCTCCGCAAGTGTTTGGAGTTCCTCGGCAACAACAGCGGCAATGTCCGAAGGAGCCACCAATACGGTACGGTCATCGCCACCGTAGCTGGCTGCTATGATCCCAGCCTTTTTGATGGCTGGTACGAAGCTGTACAAGTTGTAATAGAAAGAAGTAGGCCGGATGTGGGAAAGACGTACATCGTCCGGAAGCTCGTTGAGGATTTGTTCCAGGTGATAGGTGCCGGCAATACCACCGTTTCCATTATCCCGATGGGCACCCCAGCTGCTTAAATTAACCACCCGCTTGACGCCCGTCTGTCGGATAGCGTCGGCATAATTAGAACCAATCATGCGGAAATAAGCGATCGGGTCCAGATTCGGGTCAAAGTAGCCAACCGGTGGCACCATGGTGTATACCGCTTCTGCTCCCTGGAATGCCTCGACCAGAAAGTCAACGTCCTTGATCGAACCGATGGCAGCGGTAGCCCCCGTTGCTTCGATGGCAATCCGCTTATCGGGATTACTGCTGATTACGGTTACATCATGCCCTTTTTGTACCAATTCGTCAACGAGTGGCTTACTGATATGTCCCAACGAACCAGTGACTGTGATTTTCATAGCATTGTGATTTTACAGATGCAAAATTCGCTAGCTACCCGTCCACAGACATAACCAAATCTACGGTTGTTGTGTCAATATATACGTCGAAAAGCACGCTTATCGTTTCGGCAATTTCCTTTACCGCCACACGATGAAAATTTACTCGTACGAGTAGGCGATTTTGCGTGGTTCTTCAATCAACGGCTTATTGTTACAACCACCGTTTTCTGTTCTTTTCGAGGGCTTTTATTGCTTTGGCCTCGCTCGGAAAAATACCTAATATGTGCTCGGTTGCGGGATGAATCACTTCATACGCTACCGTCAATGATTTGCCTCTTTGTACCGTTCGTTGCCTGATCATATAGCATTATAACTCATATTTCTGCAATATACCTTAATCCGGGTATTGACAGTATTTAAGTTAGCCAGTGGGCTGTATAGATTACTATAACCGAATGCCGTTTCGAAGAAGTCATCCACAATAACTACCTTTGAGTGTCAATACCCAATTACTTACTTATTCATTTCGTCATTTCTATCAGCATGAAGCGTTTAAACCGCCTGTCAGTTGCGTTCGCTATTTTACTTGCAATCTATTCAGGCTCAGCCGCTCAGGCACAGCTCAAAATTCCGGCAGCCAGTCCGGCTCAAACCACCAAACAAAGCTTCGCCTTAGGCGAGATCACGCTGGAGTACTCTCGACCAGCCACCAAAGGCCGAAGCATCTTCGGGGATCTGGTTCCTTACGACAAGGTATGGCGTACGGGTGCCAATGCTACTTCTAAAATCACCTTTTCTTCGGATGTTAAATTAGAAGGCAAAGAAGTGAAAGCGGGTACCTACGGTTTATTTACTATTCCGGGTAAAAACAGCTGGCAAGTTATGCTGTCCAAAGACCTCAACCTGGGGGCTAACGTGGGCAATTACAAACAGGAAAACGAGGTTGTACGGGTGACGGTAAAACCGACTACACTGGCTAACAAAGTAGAGACTTTTACCATCAATATTGCTGATATTATGCCCAGCTCAGCCGTACTGGAAATCATGTGGGATAAAACCCGCGTTCCCGTAACCATCACGGCCGATATTGATCAGACGATCATGAAGAACATCGAGGCATCGTTAGCGTCTGAGAAGCCCGCTTATTTTGAGGCCGCCAGTTACTATTACGAAAACAATCGTGATTTGAAGCAGGCGCTCAATTGGGTAACCAAAGCCACCGAACAAAATCCGAAAGCTTTTTGGGTCATGCTGCTCAAAGCGCGTATAGAACTGAAAATGAACGAAAAAGCGAATGCCATTGCCAGCGCCGAAAAAACAGCTGCCCTGGCGAAGGAAGCACAGAATGCGGATTACGTAAAAATGGCGAATGACTTGATTGCCTCGGCTAAAAAATAAACGTTGCCTAACGGCTTTTCACCAACCGGCTGGACTAAATGATCCAGCCGGTTTTTGTATGAACGAACTAGGCAATCGAAACGTAAGGCAAACACGCGCTTTCGGACCGCTAAGTGTATATAGGCTCGAAAAAAGGCCATACGATTGCTCGGGGTTGTGTTTCCCAATTATTATGAAGTATTTTACATATAGCTGTGAAACAACGCGTAGCGACACCCTCAAGCTGGCTGATATAAATTTATGTTTCTCCAATTCACTACCCTGACTAAAGACAGACAATGGCGGGAGTTTAGCTGTCAGCTGGATGAGCTCGAAGTTGGACTCGACGTTTTGCTCAGCATTGTCAAGATGGGTGACCAGCTAATAAACGCTTACCTGACCGATGGCGATAGCCGCCTGGCATTACCCGTTGAAGCCTTCGAGGGAGACTCCTTCTCGGAACCGATTGGACAGCTCAAACGCGAATGGGAGCAACTGTTGGCGCAACCTCCGGTTAGCCAGTCCTTAACCTCAGTCGACTGGAGAAAAACCGAAGTGATTGAGCCATTGATAGCCCTGAAACAACGACGGATTGATGGTCTGCAAGATACGCTCAATCAAATGCAGCAACTCCTCTACACGACCGAGCTTGGTATGCAGGAAGGCCCCTACAAAACTCGATTGATTACTCATTATGAGCTGATTATCAATCGTTATACGAACTCGATAGCGCGAATCGAAAACATCTATCCTTCGTTTTCTGTGACCGCTAATTAACCAGAAAAAGCACCATTTACGTACGTCGTCTACTCTGTGAGAATGGGTAATTCGTAAACCCGAACCTTCGTTCAGTGGTTAGGCACACATGATACCTATACACGCTTTGTCGGCAGCAATTACCGAACTCGTTCAGGCCGGGCGCACACCTGCTGATACCCTAAATCAAGTTGTAGAGAACGTTGGAACGGCTTTAAATGCGGATCGCTGCTTTTTGTATGTTCGTCAGCCCGACCAAGGGCGGGGACGAACCGCTTTTTGCTGGCGAAAAAACGAAACCATTCCCGACAAGAATACGATACAGCCGGACTGGCAACCCGATACCAAAGCGCTACCCGCCGAGGACCCGCTGATTCGGGCGGGACTAGCCATGAAACCGTCCGTTTATGTCGATGATGTAGAAACGGCAGGCCCTGAGGTACTCAACCGGCAATTTGAACGGGACACGTTCGGGCATCGGGCGCTGATCCACGCGCACATTCAGAAAGACAATCAACTGTGGGGCATTCTTCAGCCGTGTATGTTTGGCCGTGCCCGTCACTGGACCGATGAAGAAAAAACACAAATCGAAACCATCCTGCCGCTTTTACAACCCGTAATCGCAGCTTACGTAGCCATCAGCTGATGCTCTATGCGATCAGTATCCCTGACAGACGTCGCTATTGCACGGCTTCATGTACAGTTCACATTCGCTCCTAATGGCCGGGCCATCAGGAACGAATGTGAACCAGGCAACAACGATACTTTAAGGCGTAATCAGTTCAGTCGGGATACGTTCGGGGAAACAGTAACCGAAACTGCGTACCCGTTTCCGGCTGGCTATTAATTTCTATCTGACAGTCTAGTAACTGACATAACTGCTGCACGATGACAAGGCCAATGCCCTCCCCGGATTTAGCGCGGATTCGTTCGGGTAAGCCCGGTCCGGTATCGGTAATGGTAAGCAACCATCGATCCGAAGTAGGTGCGTCCCCCCACTGAACGATTACGCCACCAGTCTGGGTGTAATTCAACGCGTTGAGCAATAGGTTCTGGGCTATCCGGTGCACTTTTACGGCATCTCCCTGCACGGTCAGGTTTTCAGCGCCTTCATTGTGCAGCCACAGCTGCCGTTCGCTGGCTAATGGCTGAACGCTATCAATCAACCCGTTCAACAAATCAGCGACGTTAAAGGATGACACTTGCCGTTTTTCCTGACCAGCTTCCAGCCGGGCCATATCCAGCAGTTCCGTAAGCATTTGGGTTCCCTGCTTTAAATTCCGCTGAAGCATACTCAGTATTTGGCTGCGCTCTTCGTCGGTGTTAGCCATATCCAGCAGTGTAGCGGCTCCCTGGATGATGCCAAAGTTACCCCGTAGATCGTGCGATGTACTCCGCAAAAACTCACCCCGCTCCCGTAACTGCTGGCGAAGCTGAACCAGTACCTGCATGTTCTCGTTCGACTTTTCCAGTTCGTTAAGCCACTGTTCCTGTTGCTGTTCCGCTTTTTTCAATCGGGTAAAGTCCTGACCGGTCAGCACCACACCACTGTCAAACTTTGTCAAAGCAATCAGCATCCATTGGTCTTTATCTGCGTCGTAGCGATCCTCGAAAAAAGGCTCTCCCGTTTCCAGCACATGCCGGATGTTATCGATTGTATGCTCTT from Spirosoma oryzicola encodes the following:
- a CDS encoding carboxypeptidase-like regulatory domain-containing protein; protein product: MKYFLVFSFVLGLYQASQAQIDLPGDIQGRLVTTDHRPVLSACVVLQQGCLRTSSDQQGRFTFQQVPPGQYVVQVYGPNLEPTREKVTVVGGVVMQLLIVVNHAVKPLLHNDLSHSDADAIGFADSAGSGQVLSHNLSKNNGSNR
- a CDS encoding helix-turn-helix domain-containing protein; protein product: MPQQPYSIKTISEFHQFRRLAGPAHPLVSVVQFEQMRELADNHPRSWVLDFYAIALKRNFNAKLTYGQQVYDFDEGVMTFMAPGQKIGIEAGSEGHLEHSGWLLIFHPDFLWHTSLAKTIRQYEYFDYAVNEALFLSEQEEAVITGIMQNIRQEYHAHIDRFTQNILVGQLEVLLNYAERFYQRQFTTRRMSSHDILTRLEDLLTDRFSSDVLAKQGLPTVLEIAGSLHVSPNYLSGLLKTLTGKSTQQHLHDRIVVKAKEKLSGTNLSVSEIAYELGFDYPQSFSKLFKANTHLSPVEFRQSFN
- a CDS encoding NmrA family NAD(P)-binding protein; this encodes MKITVTGSLGHISKPLVDELVQKGHDVTVISSNPDKRIAIEATGATAAIGSIKDVDFLVEAFQGAEAVYTMVPPVGYFDPNLDPIAYFRMIGSNYADAIRQTGVKRVVNLSSWGAHRDNGNGGIAGTYHLEQILNELPDDVRLSHIRPTSFYYNLYSFVPAIKKAGIIAASYGGDDRTVLVAPSDIAAVVAEELQTLAEGRTIRYVASDELTCNEVARILGEAIGKPDLAWVVISEEQMLSNLAAIGMPPKMAAVLVELQVGHHKGIIAEDYYQNRPATLGNVKTIDFAREFAAAYHQQ
- a CDS encoding DUF2911 domain-containing protein; this translates as MKRLNRLSVAFAILLAIYSGSAAQAQLKIPAASPAQTTKQSFALGEITLEYSRPATKGRSIFGDLVPYDKVWRTGANATSKITFSSDVKLEGKEVKAGTYGLFTIPGKNSWQVMLSKDLNLGANVGNYKQENEVVRVTVKPTTLANKVETFTINIADIMPSSAVLEIMWDKTRVPVTITADIDQTIMKNIEASLASEKPAYFEAASYYYENNRDLKQALNWVTKATEQNPKAFWVMLLKARIELKMNEKANAIASAEKTAALAKEAQNADYVKMANDLIASAKK
- a CDS encoding GAF domain-containing protein, whose protein sequence is MIPIHALSAAITELVQAGRTPADTLNQVVENVGTALNADRCFLYVRQPDQGRGRTAFCWRKNETIPDKNTIQPDWQPDTKALPAEDPLIRAGLAMKPSVYVDDVETAGPEVLNRQFERDTFGHRALIHAHIQKDNQLWGILQPCMFGRARHWTDEEKTQIETILPLLQPVIAAYVAIS